One Glandiceps talaboti chromosome 2, keGlaTala1.1, whole genome shotgun sequence genomic region harbors:
- the LOC144453426 gene encoding cytochrome c oxidase subunit 8A, mitochondrial-like, whose product MSAIRGLFQRSLPAIRNQTSVVQRRTVMGGPPQQKVTVAENIIAFTVLFFGVMTVPGWVLAHLDNYRSRPDAEE is encoded by the exons ATGTCAGCTATTCGTGGTTTATTTCAACGCAGCTTGCCTGCTATTAGAAATCAAACCAGTGTTGTTCAACGTCGAACAGTGATGGGTGGCCCACCACAACAGAAAGTCACAGTAGCG GAGAACATTATAGCCTtcactgtattattttttgGTGTGATGACTGTCCCAGGATGGGTTCTTGCTCACCTAGATAACTACAGAAGCAGACCAGATGCTGAAGAATAA